In a single window of the Nicotiana tomentosiformis chromosome 8, ASM39032v3, whole genome shotgun sequence genome:
- the LOC138898045 gene encoding uncharacterized protein, which produces MTRGRGRGRGRARDRGRGRGRAQSRAQATTPIVEPQVDLQEEVSVQTVPVGPVQVPEGFIATLVHQDALVRLGSIQQHGSRAMVPALVASPPTQPASGRG; this is translated from the exons atgaccaggggtagaggtcgaggccgaggtcgtgctagggaccgaggcagaggcagaggtagagctcagtctagagctcaagcaacaacacctattgtagaacctcaggtggatcttcaggaggaggtttcCGTTCAGACTGttccagttggaccagttcaggtcccagaaggatttatagctactctagtgcatcaggacgctctagtccgtttg GGAAGCATACAGCAACATGGTTCTCGTGCTATGGTTCcagcactggttgcttcaccgcctactcagccagctagtggtaggggttag
- the LOC138898044 gene encoding uncharacterized protein: MTRGRGRGRGRARDRGRGRGRAQSRAQATTPVVEPQVDLQEEVSVQTVPVGPVQVPEGFIATLVHQDALVRLGSIQQHGSRAMVPALVASPPTQPASGRG; the protein is encoded by the exons atgaccaggggtagaggtcgaggccgaggtcgtgctagggaccgaggcagaggcagaggtagagctcagtctagagctcaagcaacaacacctgttgtagaacctcaggtggatcttcaggaggaggtttcCGTTCAGACTGttccagttggaccagttcaggtcccagaaggatttatagctactctagtgcatcaggacgctctagtccgtttg GGAAGCATACAGCAACATGGTTCTCGTGCTATGGTTCcagcactggttgcttcaccgcctactcagccagctagtggtaggggttag
- the LOC138898046 gene encoding uncharacterized protein, whose product MTRGRGRGRGRARDRGRGRGRAQSRAQATTPVVEPQVDLQEEVSVQTVPVGPVQVPEGFIATLVHQDALVRLGSIQQHGSRAMVPALVASPPTQPASGRG is encoded by the exons atgaccaggggtagaggtcgaggccgaggtcgtgctagggaccgaggcagaggcagaggtagagctcagtctagagctcaagcaacaacacctgttgtagaacctcaggtggatcttcaggaggaggtttcCGTTCAGACTGttccagttggaccagttcaggtcccagaaggatttatagctactctagtgcatcaggacgctctagtccgtttg GGAAGCATACAACAACATGGTTCTCGTGCTATGGTTCcagcactggttgcttcaccgcctactcagccagctagtggtaggggttag